The region ATACCCGATAGTACTTTTATACTAACTCACTTTCAGAAGCATGTCCTCATATTGCAATCTTTTAATCTTTTCTGGGAACCACAGGTTTTGCGTATATGCAATATGAATTTCAACACTTAATCACTCCAAAACAATTACTAATGGATGGGTACATGGActcaaataaataaacaaacatactatttttttataaatattttacttagcTTAACGAAACTATAATAAGAACTTAAGTACTACTCATCCAGGACTTACACATTCACTTAGCGCCTGTTTCCCTGTAGTTTTTATGTATCTGTGAGCAGTCTGTTTTTATTTCTGCACGTTTTGAGTCGAACGGGTTAGTACCGATTTCACTGTAGATATGGTACACTTTTCCTCGTGTTTGTTCTTTAAGTAAATTTCCTTCAGTGGGGGTTTCACTTCCGTCTCATCGCTCTATGTCTGCGTGATACTTCTGTTGATGGCCAGATTGACACTTTCCTTCCCTTTAGTTTTTAAGTGGTGTTCAAGAGTAGTTGGTAAACGTCTGGGAATCCATACATTTCGTGTTGTCTTCGTACCTTAGAGAAGAAGCTGCCGGACTTGAAGTGCATCACTGCTAGTTGTTGATGGGCCACTTGAGATTCTATACTACTGTCTCTGGAGATAATACTACGAAACAGGTTCAGGATGTTCTTGTGGATTAATGTCTCGACTGGCGATAACCAAAGAAGTTCTAGGGTTATAACTGACGGAAATCTATACGTAGTATGTTCCTCCTGGCGTAGCGACTCTCGTTGCAATGCCTCTAATCGCTCGCCATGGAATCCAGTGCCTATTAACAGATTATCTCTCTTTCTGTCTGCCTGTACCTTTTTTCGATAGCAAAGTCCTTTTTATGTTTCTATTAACTCTTAAATGATCATTTCCCTCCATAAATTCCAGTGGCTGGTCTTCTAACTTAAGCGGATATTGGTGGTGGTGAATTGGATCACCTTGCTCTTGAGGGGGTTTATGTTGTATCTTGCTCTCACCCCTACTTCTGTAGGTATTTACCTAGTAGGTTTGCATATCCTTCTTTGATTTTGCAAGTAGCGCGGCACTGGTTACATGTGGTATCAAGATTGTTCAGAGCCAATTAGGAGTGGCTTATTGTACCTTTTGTAATGCATTGAGGACTGTCTGACTCATTCGGTATGGgaaggtatccgacactgaTCACTTACATTTTACTTTAGAAGTTGTCTCTGTATTGATGGCATGGGTAATAAACCAGTCCCCACCTTGGATACTGTCCGAGTACAGTTGCCTGATGAGTACCTTGTGTTCCATAACGTCGAAGGCCTACTGTGTATCCAATGTTGATAAAAACAGGGATGATATCATGGGTATGCCTTCGTTACGATCAATGCAGAGCTAAGGGAAGAATATTGCCGATGTAAAGACGGAACTGACTGGGGTAAAAGACAGAAAAACTTCACCTTTGTGGTTTCCAACCTAGAACACAGTACTATTGAGTATATCTCAAGACTTGCCTCATTGTGCGTAGTCTCACAATTCAGACCTTTCTATTATTGAGAATTCTTTCTAACTTTGCCGCTTCAAGGACATTTGACAGCTGCCTGAATTTAACTTAGATATGTTGTTCGTGTTTTTTCGGTTACGTTTGAATGGTGATGTCATGATTGATCTCGGATAGATGCCCAATTTGGTTTGCTGGATTGCAGTGTTTTTGATGATTTGATTTTTCCTAATGATATCTTTGAAAAGGGAATGTGATCTTCACCGTTTGTGGATATTCCTTTCAATGGATAGCATATAGTCACTTTCCGCATTTCTGGTTAATATGACAGGATGTCAGGATGTTCTTCTGTGATGATTTAACTTCGGTTTACAAATTCAGTTATCTGTCTCTGCAATTATTTTCTCGTCGTAAGAATGAGCCATTGAAATCAACACAGTTGAAGTTCGGTCAGGAAATTCATAGATTGTTAAATTTCCATCTGGATGTTCTGTGATCTTGGTATCAATGTCAATGCTATAGATTACAGCAACTCCACTATAGCCTCTAGGAGTATGTGTTGATGGAATCGGAGTATATAGACTTACTGTTTTCTCTCCTGACCGACAATACTTGTAACCACAGGGACATTCTCATGAATTCGAAACCAGACCCACGGTCCATATGtatcttttataatatatatactacagtgaTACCGTTTAAAAGTGCAGtgtttaaaaatgtatatataatcaaaggATGTCTATCAAACTAACCAGCAAGCTATGATAACGATGGGTCAAATGTTTATCGCGACTGATCTATATATAGACCCTTCCTACCAACTCGATATCTGTCAGTTGTTCCTTGAGACTGAATAAGACCGGAACGACCAACAAAGGTAAGGCCTTAATTAATATCTTGAGTTAACAATGTTTGATCAAATGTATTGATTATGAACATCACACAAGTTATACATATGTTCTAATATTCCATGTTACAATGCGCTGTAACATTTTCTGATTGAGATTTCCTTCTCATAGCGTCACCCCGTTCCCCGATGATGTATAACATTTTATGGGACTGTTAACATGCTTTTCCACTCCGGGGGTAACGTTGACTCTCACTTTCTGCTCCTCTGGAATGCcatgacaaaatcaaagactAGCGACTAGCAATTCGGTTGGTgtaagaaaaaaacatcaaatatctTTAAGCTGATGTGTTTCTTTTAACGGCTATATAGGATCGACAATCCGACAATTTTTCTATATGTCAACCTCAAGATTTGTTTGAAGAACAAAGTAAGCAActagtttatttgtttttccaCAAGAATGTGGAAAGTGAGCTTTCGATTTTGTCATGACCCTTTCCGGGAGCACAAAGAGCGAAAGGGAATGATACAGGTACCAATTCGAATTAAAGATATATGCGGagataaatattgaataatgaaTGAAAGATAATATAAGTGTACTTTTCGTTTCCGATTATTCAGAAAATATGATGGTGTACAAGGCCAATTGGCTACCGTTAGTGGCAGTCTTTGTAAGTGTAGCAAATGGTGTAACTTACAAGACGCTGCGTACTCCATCTGGACCCGTCAGAGGCATTGCCATTCAGAACAGGAATCACTCAGTATATCAGTATCGAAATATTCCTTATGCAAAACCACCTGTCGGAAACTTGAGGCTTAGAAAACCAGTTCCATTTGGTAGTTGGACAAACGTCCTGGATGCAACATCGTTCGGACCGTCATGTATGCAAGAtccaaaatatatttcaaacatactCGAAAATACGCAAAGGTCGGAAGACTGTCTTCAATTAAATGTGTACACACCATACAATGCTTCCCTAACAAACAGAAAAAGTGTAATGATCTGGATACATGGAGGGGGATATATATTTGGCCAAGGCACCATTTACGATGCGTCACCTCTCACTAATGTAGGAGATGTTATTGTTGTCACGGTGAATTATCGTTTAGGACTTCTCGGATTTCTGAGTACAATGGACGATGCTTCGTTGGGAAATTACGGTCTGTGGGATCAGCGACTTGCAGTTCAATGGGTAAAGCAAAATATCGCTGCATTTGGTGGGGATCCGAACTCAATTACACTTTTCGGTGAATCAGCTGGCTCCATGAGTGTAGCCTTGCATGCTCTTATTCCCAAAAACCATGGACTATTCCAACGCGTTATCGGTGAAAGTGGACCTGCTAATTCTCCTTCATCAATGAGTTTAGAGGCTAAGAAGGTGTCTAGAGGATATGGTATTTTCCTTCATTGCATAAATGAACATGATGCAAATTTCGACTCATCCGTCCTTGTTCAGTGTTTGAGAGGAAAATCCGCTGCAGAAATTATACAAGCCCAAATAGATTTAAATGAAGGAAAGTATAGAGACAATCAAATAGCAATGAGAGATGCACCTGTAGTTGATGGTGATCTTATTAAAGCTTTTCCCGTAGATGTGATGGCAAATATCTCTTCAGAGGGCTCCTGTTTTTTCCGAACCTTGGATGCTATGTTTGGCAATACAGACGCTGAAGGTTCAATACTGCTGGACATCAATATGAATGATTTAGAACgtcaatataattttaatgtttcaCTTGGTATACCAACTCGATTTTTATGTGATGTTCTTTCTCCTGAGTATGCGAAAGACCTCTTCGAGGGAAACATGGCCGCCGCTGACGCCATCTGtcaaaaatacagcaaaattaaTGACATTGAGCAAAGCAGAAGTGTCATCGACATGTACACAGATGGCATTATGGTAGCCCCTACGGTCAGCACTCTCGACTGCCACTCATCTCCTGGATTGACCATGGGCAGGAATACATTTCAGTATATGTTCACCAAGGAACCAAAGAGTACGAACGAACGCCCTTCTTGGTTCACTGGGGCAAGCCATGCCGCTGAACTTTCCTATTTGTTCTCGTTTGCTGGTTCCAAAGCAGATGACCCATTGCTGTCTTTGATCATGATGACATACTGGGCAAATTTCGCTAAGACCGGGTAAGCTAAGCATTGCTTTGTAATGTTTCTTTTCTGAACAAATTCAATACAATTTCAAAGTGCATGATAGTTACTGTTTCGAAAATAGCCCATGGAACTTTCGCCCTGTAGGAAAACTGTAATAACCATTTTCGGTAGAATACACAATTACCACTCCCAATCGACCACAAAGGAACTTAAGCATTACAAAACATTCTGACATTGACTTATTTATGAATGGATGCATCCACTATATATGCAAAATGTTATATAGACGTTCCGATTTGAATCGTAATTAAGTGTCATATTTTCAGAGCGAAAAATCACTAAAACAATTTCCTCACTGacatatgtacgtttacagcaTTTGATATCAAAACATCTAGCAATTTTTACGTCGTATGATTTAATGATGTATGACGTTgtgttctgtttgtttttactGTCTCAGTTTTTCTTATGTAATAAATTCCGTTTATGTAAAATATGCTATCGAtcactgtacattgttttgATATCTAATCAATAATATTCGTACCACAAAAAAAGACTGAGATGACATGAACATTTCCCTGTTATATTTTTGTCTCTCCTATCAcaacacatgtaatataaatgATGCTGAGACAAATTTAAAATCCAGTGTCCCTTTTTCTATAGAAAACATACTTTTATGAAACAAatatgtgttgtttttgtttacagttcACCAAATGGTCCTGGTCTTCCTCATTGGCCAAGATACGACCAGGTAGCTGGGCTCTACCAACGATTTGACAGCAATATATCACCACAATATCACGTGACACTTGACAGGGTCCAGTTTTGGAACCAATACCTTCCATCATTAGCGAAGAATACTCCAAGTACAGTCGTCGGATAAATTCATTCTAACAGTCATCCTGATTATATTTGTGATGTTGACATCAACCGTATTATTACATCGTCGTTATATATATCGTGATTATTATAGacttttgttgaaaaaaaacattttaaggTGATGAAATGATGtacaatttaatttaaacatcCAGATTGGATTTCCCTTAGTATTAAACATTCAATTCTTTCCTGGCATTCCGGACTTTTTTATTTGGCATTTAATACTATCGAATTGAAGAACGTAATGTACAGAATTGGGCAGTGCCCGACAACCTACCGGTACGAATGTCAGACATAATGTATTCCATCGAGTAAAGAATATTGCTATACATCATTCATAGATATCCAAACATCATAAACACAAGTCCATACATCAATACTTAAAGACCATTTTTCCACTTAAAGGACGTCATCATGAGCTCTAAACTGAACTGTAAATTTTGTTTACGTTATGTTTAATTCATGACCGTTAAGCACATTGTCCTTGACTCTTAAGTTGAAGGTACCCTCATTTTCACAGTGTacctgttgttttgtttttgctttagATTTTTTATGCAAACATATAGAGGATATTCAATGGTGTGCAGCTTAATAGcggtgaaatatatttgatatgaatGAGGCCTTAACATGCTATTATCATGTTTTTTCTTTACCTGCTTACTTAAAGTAGATACACCAATTCGTCAAAATGACAACCGGTCGAGTCAGCTGATTGGGATAAGTGCGCTTTTCAAAACAGTAATACGTTACAAGATATAGTTCCACATTTAAAATACGTTAGAAATAACAAACGACACTTATAAACTACAGTTCGTGTTTATTAATTtctaaaacaaacattttatccAGTCTTTATGTAAACAGTGTAGTTGGATAAAGGTCTTTAATGATTATAAAATGTAGTCCGCCTGGTATTGCTGCGCCGATGACGAAGTGACTGATGGAGCGTAGGGTATAAAACTGGGCGTTAATTTGTATGGAAAAGGTACATAAAACCGTTAAATTGAGACAACAAACTTATGCGAGATATGAATTGTTTAGAGATGGTCTACAGCTTCATACGCTATTGCTGTCAATGGGCAATATGCTACAATACTTCAACAGGAACGCAGTTCCTGAAaaccatatatttttattataagtTTGATAATGTTCTACatttcagtcaaaaatgtaatgaatGGCTTTTGAATATCACTGTAAGCGTTCACTTAATGTACAAGTTCGTATTTCTTCACAGCTTCGATAATATTTAATGATGAAGAATTATCTACAATTGGTGGTATCGATTAAGCATTAATAACAGTTGCGAGTACCTTTGGAATGGCATTTTGTGCCGTTGATCCCTGAGTTGGAGGTCCATTCGGGATTTTTGTTATCGCTGGTGTTTATTGTCCATATCCAATTATACAAACAAGGTGTTTCTGTTGAGCGACATTTGCCGTTAATAAGTTCATTTGTTGAGGCTGTTAGTTCCATGCACAGAGTTACCGCTTTCTGGCGATGTTATGTCACCACACAGCTTGGATCAGGAAAACAGATtcaaattacaggtaaattaagCAGGTAGAGAATGTCTCATAACAGTACCATGATAATGCCATGGCTATGACTGTTTTTAAGCTTTGATAGAACTATTTTTCATGTTTCATCCTGCTTAGAGACAAAACAAGACTTGCAAGCATATCTTGAATGTACAATCAATGTGATAGGATTCATCGCGGATTCTTGGAGACACGAAACTAGATTGACTTTCTTACTAATACCAATAAAAAACAAGTTAAAAATGTCAATTATCTCATCATGGTCATGAAACATTAATATTGCAATCAATATGGTACGATATAATTGAAAAACCCTGTCACCAACATTTATCTaatcattttatattgaataaatgattgttgtttttatgtcaAGTATTGATCTAAAGAGCGTAGTTATAGAGGTCCCCCCAAACGAACCCGGTATAAAAACGTCTATAATAGATTTTCGTTAAACATCAGAATTTTTCTGATAAAGTTCGAACTAAATAGTTCCAAGCATACATGTTTGAATTCATATCCTGCCAACACATCTAAttaaaagtttaattaaaaCAGGGATACATCTAAATTTTAAGCGATCAGAAGCCACCTTTTACAATACGTTTGACGTCATCGCTACAACTCTGACACATTTTGATTTCCTGTGAAACCTGCATACTTAATTGGAATAAAATCGGACATTATGTAAGCCAATATATAGCCTTCATCTGGCCgatgtatacatgatatatcAATAGAAGCATATATAACACACCTACATATCTAATGTTaagaaaatatacataataaaagTCTTGGTCTTGGTGTCTAATGTAACTGAATTCTAACAAATTTAGAAGGCTCTCTAGGCCTAATGATACCGAAAGTAACACGCAGTCACTTTTACCTAGAACACATAGAgatgtattcctacactgaccaaatcactgtaaattgtagcaTGCAGTTTTAAACTACAATTTGATTTTCTAAAGATACATTTGCAAATGCCACGCGgaatgtagatattttacttATAGATATTTTATGTAGCACGTTCATATTCTTATACTGACAATTGCATATACTATAATGGACACAGATGCATGCACGGGAATCTCAACTCACGtatatttgttaatttacatatttatcatttataacaTGTACCATGACACTCCTGATATAACCGATAGTAGTTTTATACTAACTCACTTTCAGAAGCATGTCCTCATATTGcaatttttttaatcttttctGGGAACCACAGGTTTTGCGTATATGCAATATGAATTTCAACACTTAATCACTCCAAAACAATAACTAATGG is a window of Pecten maximus unplaced genomic scaffold, xPecMax1.1, whole genome shotgun sequence DNA encoding:
- the LOC117321046 gene encoding carboxylesterase 1E-like, which gives rise to MMVYKANWLPLVAVFVSVANGVTYKTLRTPSGPVRGIAIQNRNHSVYQYRNIPYAKPPVGNLRLRKPVPFGSWTNVLDATSFGPSCMQDPKYISNILENTQRSEDCLQLNVYTPYNASLTNRKSVMIWIHGGGYIFGQGTIYDASPLTNVGDVIVVTVNYRLGLLGFLSTMDDASLGNYGLWDQRLAVQWVKQNIAAFGGDPNSITLFGESAGSMSVALHALIPKNHGLFQRVIGESGPANSPSSMSLEAKKVSRGYGIFLHCINEHDANFDSSVLVQCLRGKSAAEIIQAQIDLNEGKYRDNQIAMRDAPVVDGDLIKAFPVDVMANISSEGSCFFRTLDAMFGNTDAEGSILLDINMNDLERQYNFNVSLGIPTRFLCDVLSPEYAKDLFEGNMAAADAICQKYSKINDIEQSRSVIDMYTDGIMVAPTVSTLDCHSSPGLTMGRNTFQYMFTKEPKSTNERPSWFTGASHAAELSYLFSFAGSKADDPLLSLIMMTYWANFAKTGSPNGPGLPHWPRYDQVAGLYQRFDSNISPQYHVTLDRVQFWNQYLPSLAKNTPSTVVG